A window of the Fundidesulfovibrio magnetotacticus genome harbors these coding sequences:
- a CDS encoding protein phosphatase CheZ → MNPEALDQLARLVAEALKPALRENIREILREELHSCTPKLSAKELADDGFFRRLNEEIMGRLGDIYREISSFQGPPSGRGTPEDALQAGELMDEASHRLDQVIQATEKATFEIIELVERSMSVPDEILHLFRSSVCDGHVQEQAQALCQRLSQDMVQIMTCLSFQDLTGQRIKRVIDMLGRVRDMVAELYVSTGLLVKAQEMDPGQPLEELKRDAKAKVSQSDVDDLLAQLNT, encoded by the coding sequence ATGAATCCGGAAGCATTGGATCAATTGGCCCGGCTCGTGGCCGAAGCGCTCAAGCCCGCCCTGCGCGAGAACATCCGCGAAATCCTGCGGGAGGAGCTGCACTCCTGCACCCCCAAGCTCTCGGCCAAGGAGTTGGCCGACGACGGCTTCTTCAGGCGTCTCAACGAGGAAATCATGGGCCGCCTGGGCGACATCTACCGGGAGATATCCTCCTTCCAGGGGCCGCCCTCGGGCCGGGGAACCCCGGAAGACGCCCTCCAGGCCGGGGAACTCATGGACGAGGCCTCCCACCGCCTGGACCAGGTGATCCAGGCCACCGAGAAGGCCACCTTCGAGATCATCGAGCTGGTGGAGCGCAGCATGTCCGTGCCAGACGAGATCTTGCACCTCTTCCGCTCGAGCGTCTGCGACGGCCACGTGCAGGAGCAGGCCCAGGCCCTCTGCCAGCGCCTCTCCCAGGACATGGTGCAGATCATGACCTGCCTCTCCTTCCAGGACCTCACGGGACAGCGCATCAAGCGCGTCATCGACATGCTGGGCAGGGTGCGCGACATGGTGGCCGAACTCTACGTGTCCACGGGCCTGCTGGTGAAGGCCCAGGAAATGGACCCGGGCCAGCCCCTGGAGGAGCTCAAGCGCGACGCCAAGGCCAAGGTCTCCCAGTCCGACGTGGACGACCTGCTGGCCCAGCTGAACACCTAG